AACGGCGATGGCCGCAACCTGATTGGCGGCACGCCGTTGTAGGAGCGCGCCTGAGCGCGAGGAGCCCTCCCGGCAACGCCCGTCGCGCGCAGGCACGCTCCTACGTCGCAATCGCTGGGCCGTGGAAGCCTCCTGGTAAAGAGGCCTGCAACTTCACGACCGGCGGCATCCCCTCCGCACCATAACGGCACGCCGTTGTAGGAGCGCGCCTGAGCGCAAGGAGCCCTCCCGGTAACGCCCGTCGCGCGCAGGCACGCTCCTACGTCGCAATCGCTGGGCCGTGGAAGCCTCCTGGTAAAGAGGCCTGCAACTTCACGACCGGCGGCATCCCCTCCGCACCATAACGGCACGCCGTTGTAGGAGCGCGCCTGAGCGCAAGGAGCCCTCCCGGTAACGCCCGTCGCGCGCAGGCACGCTCCTACGTGGTAATCGCTGGGCCGTGGACCATGCCTGCGCGGCAGACCTTAGTGGCCACCAGGCGCTTGGCATGCTGCTTCGGCAGCACGCACCACTGCGGCTCGACACAACCACACCCACACATCGTTCCTGCGAATCCCGAATCCCGAATCCCGAATCCCGAATCCCGAATCCCGAATCCCGAATCCCGAATCCCCAATCCCCAATCCCCAATCCCGGCCCCTCAGAACGCTTCATTCCCCAGCCGCACTTCCACCCCCAACAGCGAGGTCAGCGCCAGCATGGCGTCGTCGTCGCGGCTGAGCGCAATCCAGCCGGCATAGGCGTCGCCGCCGGTATTCCAGTTCCACAGCGAATAGCCGTGCTCGCGCAGGCGGTCGAAGGCCACGGCCATCAGGTCGGGCACGTCGAGGTTACCGGCGAAGTCTTCGTCGTCCAAGTCGCCGCCCCAGTCGATGCGCAGGTTCCAGCGCGCGCTGAGCTCGTCGATGGCGGCGATGAACGAATCGGTGTCCTTCCAGTCGACATAGAAGCCCGAGCGCCAGTCGATCACGTCCTTCAGCGTCCACAGCCAGGCGTCATCGCCGTCGTCGTCTGCGTCGGCCTGCGCCTCGCGCCAGGTATCGAACTGACCCAAGGCGGTGTCTTCGTCGCCCGGGTTGATCAGCACCAGCAGGTTCCAGACCCGCGCCGGATGGTCGTCGACATCGTCTTCGTCGCCTTCGGGCTGCAGGCCTTCGTCGTCTTCGTAATCGGCACTGTTGTCGGGCATGGCGGTCTCGCTCAAGGATTGCAGGTGCGAAGTGTGAGGCCTGGCGCCGCGCAAGCAAACCGGCCGCCGCATGCATCTGCGATGGCGGGGCTGGTCTTCCCGGCACAGGCCCGTATCCTGTGCGGCCGAAGACCACCATCCCGGCCGGTCATGACGCCTTTCCCATGAGCGATACCCCTCCCGATCACCTGGCCATCGACCCACGCAGCCCGTTCCACGATGCCGACGCCCTCAACCGCGGCATCGGCGTGCGCTTCAACGGTGTCGAACGCGACAACGTGGAGGAATACTCGATGAGCGAAGGCTGGATCAAGGTGCAGGTCGGCAAGGCCCGCGACCGCCGAGGCAACCCGATGACGATGAAGGTCAAGGGCGAGGTCGTCGCGTATTACCTGGATACCAAGACCGACGCGGCGCCTGCTACCGAATAAGAACAGCGGCATGCGCACGGTAGCGAGCAATCACAGGATCGACCATGCAGCATAAAAACCGCTCCGCGGCTGCGGTGGCGACGACCGCACCGCCCACGCACGCGCCTGGCGTTGTGCGGCCCATCAAGCGCTGCCCTGCGATCGCGCTGCGCAATGCACCACGGTGCCGGCATGCCGGCACCGTGGTGCACTCACGCCTTGAGGCGATAGCCGCTGCGGAAGATCGCCGCCACCACGCCCAGGCACACCAGCAGGAACAGGAACGTCATGCCGGTACTCACCGCGATGTGCACGTCGGCCTTGCCGTAGAAGCTCCAGCGGAACCCGCTGATCAGGTACACCACCGGATTGAACAGGGTGACCTTCTGCCACAGCGGCGGCAGCATGTTGATCGAATAGAAGCTGCCACCCAGGAAGGTCAGCGGCGTCACCACCATCAGCGGAATCACCTGCAGTTTCTCGAAGCCATCGGCCCAGATGCCGATAATGAAACCGAACAGGCTGAAGGTCAGCGCGGTGAGCACCAGAAAGCCCAGCATCCACACCGGGTGGGCGATCTCGTATGGCACGAACAGCCGCGCGGTGAGCAGGATCAACAGCCCCAGCATCACCGACTTGGTGGCTGCTGCACCCACGTAACCGAGCACGATTTCCCACCATGCCACCGGCGCGGACAGCACCTCGTAAATCGTGCCGGCCCAGCGCGGCATGTAGATGCCGAATGAGGCATTGGAGATGCTCTCGTTGAGCAGCGACAACATCACCAGGCCGGGGATGATGAAGGCGCCGTAGCTGATGCCGTCGATATCGCCCATGCGCGAGCCGATCGCCGCACCGAACACCACGAAGTACAACGAGGTCGACAACACCGGCGAGGCGATCGACTGGGTCAGCGTGCGGAAGGCGCGCGCCATTTCGAAACGGTAGATCGCGGCAATCGCATGCAGGTTCATGCGCGCGCCTCCGCGTTGCGTGCGCCATGCACGAGATTGACGAAGATCTCTTCCAGCGAACTCTCGCTGGAATGCAGGTCCTTGAAGTCGATGCCGTGCTCGTTGAGCCGGCGCAGCAATGCACCGATGCCGGTCTGCTCGGCCTGCGTATCGAAGGTATAGATCAGGCTGTTGCCATCGGCCGATAGCTCCAGCGGCAGGTCCGCCAGCGTGGCGGGCACTACCTGCAGCGGCGATTGCAGGCTCAGCGTCAGCTGCTTCTTGCCGAGCTTGCGCATCAGGGTGTGCTTGTCTTCCACCAGCACCAGCTCGCCGCGGTTGATGACACCGACGCGGTCGGCCATGTCTTCGGCCTCTTCGATGTAATGGGTGGTCAGGATGATGGTGGTGCCCTGCTCGCGCAGCCGGCGCACCATCTGCCACATGTCATGGCGCAGCTCCACGTCCACCCCGGCGGTGGGCTCGTCCAGGAACAGGATGCGCGGCTCGTGCGCCAGCGCCTTGGCGATCAACACCCGCCGCTTCATACCACCAGAGAGCGTGGAGATCTTGTTGTTGCGTTTGTCCCACAGCGACAGCTCGCGCAGGATGGTTTCCAGGTACTGCGGGTTGG
The window above is part of the Xanthomonas cassavae CFBP 4642 genome. Proteins encoded here:
- a CDS encoding DUF6630 family protein — its product is MPDNSADYEDDEGLQPEGDEDDVDDHPARVWNLLVLINPGDEDTALGQFDTWREAQADADDDGDDAWLWTLKDVIDWRSGFYVDWKDTDSFIAAIDELSARWNLRIDWGGDLDDEDFAGNLDVPDLMAVAFDRLREHGYSLWNWNTGGDAYAGWIALSRDDDAMLALTSLLGVEVRLGNEAF
- a CDS encoding DUF3297 family protein, with protein sequence MSDTPPDHLAIDPRSPFHDADALNRGIGVRFNGVERDNVEEYSMSEGWIKVQVGKARDRRGNPMTMKVKGEVVAYYLDTKTDAAPATE
- a CDS encoding ABC transporter permease translates to MNLHAIAAIYRFEMARAFRTLTQSIASPVLSTSLYFVVFGAAIGSRMGDIDGISYGAFIIPGLVMLSLLNESISNASFGIYMPRWAGTIYEVLSAPVAWWEIVLGYVGAAATKSVMLGLLILLTARLFVPYEIAHPVWMLGFLVLTALTFSLFGFIIGIWADGFEKLQVIPLMVVTPLTFLGGSFYSINMLPPLWQKVTLFNPVVYLISGFRWSFYGKADVHIAVSTGMTFLFLLVCLGVVAAIFRSGYRLKA
- a CDS encoding ABC transporter ATP-binding protein — its product is MTPIVSIQGVSKTYAGGFQALKQVDLQIRRGEIFALLGPNGAGKTTLISIVCGLINLSTGTVLADGHDIVRDYRAARASIGLVPQELATDAFETVWATVRFSRGLFGKPANPQYLETILRELSLWDKRNNKISTLSGGMKRRVLIAKALAHEPRILFLDEPTAGVDVELRHDMWQMVRRLREQGTTIILTTHYIEEAEDMADRVGVINRGELVLVEDKHTLMRKLGKKQLTLSLQSPLQVVPATLADLPLELSADGNSLIYTFDTQAEQTGIGALLRRLNEHGIDFKDLHSSESSLEEIFVNLVHGARNAEARA